The genomic window AGCATCaattaaagaagagagaaaaaagagactcAAGGGTGGAGATCAAACACTAAAATTGAATCCAGGAACTGCCAGCTAAACCTGCAGAAGCTACTTGGGGTATTTTTTGGTCACTTGCCATGTGACAAAGTGTCCTTCTTTTGTGAATGTATTGGTTTGGCAAAAGGTCACTGTTACACTGCCATAGAACAAGTAAAAGCAGTCTCAGGAGGAGAGAATTCATCTAAGTTTCTGTTAGAGAATAGAGGAGGCCCTTTACCCAATGCCCCAAATGTGAAAGAAGGGctgtaaatgcatatattttgtatatatatcttACCAGGTGAGAGACGTAACGACATGATTGTGTACAGCAGCCTGACTATGAACAAATCTTTTTCTGTACTTGCATGCCAAAACCAAGGCCAAGTTTCAATATTATCTGCTTGGACTTTGGAAAAAGTTCAGCAATCAAAGAGAGAAACATCTTCTTTAGAGGACTGAGAAATGTGTGCAAATTATGTTTATGGAAATTTAGTATTAGTGTTTAATATTAATCTAAGTAGAAAACAAGGGGCTTTGCAGAAATCTCTTTTGTTTGATGTCTTAAAGCCTGAAGCTTTTATCAACActgatttataaaaagaaatcatacaatttttaaagGCTAAGTGTGGGAAAAGAGAATCTCTCTAGAATTTAGACAAATTTTCTCTAAAACAATCTGGCATAGTCTAGTGCAGGATTGAACTGTGtgtggggccaatattcaatattttacaGGATCTGTAGTGTAGCGTTATAAGCTGTGTCTTCTGTATGTAAGTAGAGCTTTTGTTCCCTTCTGTTTGTTCTGATACATGGCATGTTCATTCAGCaggttcttcttttcttttccctttcccttgctgattttggttatttgctgaacacacacacacacacacacacacacacacacacacacacaaggtgcTTTGAAAAAGCCTCTCCCAAATTCTAAGGTAAGTTCACTTTCCCCATTCCATGGAAGTAACCAGTGGTGTCCCCGGGGAGAAGCCTTGGTTCAAATTCTCCTTCCCCTCAATGGCCAATTAGTAGATAATGTAactgaaaactagaaaaataaaaaaatatggcaATTGTCTTaacagaaaatatagaaagagTAATATTGGACATGAAAACAGGCACTGGAGCAACTCAAATGCTCAGGTTTTGACAGAACTTATGTGGTTGTTGGATAGTTTGTTTACAGCCCCATTTTACTAAAATTAGTACGCATACTGCAAAATGTTTATAAGTAAATGATAAAAAGGGCAAGTTCTTGCACTGCAATGAATCAAAATCATGATATTGTGAAAGGAGGGTCTATTTTGAGAGAGGATTTGTCTTTTGAGGACAGGAACAGAGGCTTTAGTGGATAGTAAAAGCACTGGCTGTTTTTCCTAGGTACTAGGGAAAGACGCTCAAAGTGAGCAATGTGGAGGTCTACTACCTTCTATCCAGCCCCAACAttcccccttttttccttttcaggtcTTTGCTGAAGTACAGAATAAGTTGGCCCCTTTCCTTAAATCTCCTCAGACTTGTCCCATAATGACCAgaggaataaagaaggaaaattggGAGAAAAATTGCCAAGAACAAATGGGTAGACACTGAGAAAGCCTGAAGTAGGAAGTTCATAAAGTACTTACAGTATGCAACCAGATTTGAGAAGATTCCATATTATCTTGGCTGCTGGGAATTGGAGATGAAACTCTGAGGACAGTTAAATCAAACTGACCTGAATTAGAGGAAATAGGGGATCTCTGAAAGGAAACTGCCCTGAACATGGTTTTTATAAATAGTTGGATGCCCTAGGGAAACTAGTACTCTGTGAATGGCCCCAATTTGGAGTATTGGAGAACACCATCAGATATTAACAACTATAAAGAAATGTATCCGGGAAGTTAGAAAGAAATGTTATCACGAGTTTGTATCCACTTTGTTAAAGAGACAGTCCAGTATCTCCAAGCACCTGGATGATCTGCTTCTCAATGAAATGCAAAGAATTGGTTTCTAAAATCTATTTCCaaaaattgtctttttctctagaggtttttgtatttatatataaacagttCAGAATGTCTGGTAGGGAAATTGCTAAACAATTGGCTAATGAGAAAGACATTTAGGAGCCAGTTTTTGATGGGAAATCATCCAAATTGGATGGAAACAAAGAGTTCTGTCCCGGCTTGTGGTTTTGGCCTATCAGTGGAAGACAGCCACAAAATACTACTGGTAAatcactaaaactacaaaacaatgagATTGATGCAGCagcaaaaataattgtttataaaGTGGCTTCCAGGGCAACACTTACCAAGTACTGGATGGTTTGTATTTTGTATGAGGTTCAGTGCATAGAGttcttaagataaaaataaaactcttgcCATTGACATTCTAATGATTAAAAAACTGGGTCCAAGATGTATGAGGCACATCTGTGTGGATCAGGTTAGCttatataagacaaaataaaaatcctcATTTCCCACATGGGTGCTCTGAAGACCTATGGGCAGTACAGCCAAGATACTGATGCTCCAACAAGACCAGTGTGGCTATCTCTGACCGGTTAGACACCCTGGagatacatgtacacacaaaGGGACGATGTAGAAGGATACATTGCCTTTACCTGAGCATGAATGAGCCCAGGGTGTTGTGCCAGCAGTCTCCACACCTATTCAACTAGCTCATGAGTATGAGATTCGACAGCAAAGCAAACCGTCTCTCACTCCAGGTATACTGCTGTGCCTAAGGCACTACCCACTTAACAAGACAGAAGGTTCTTTAGTTGTTGACAGTTATATGCAGGTTATAAGGCCACTCTCTTGCCAATAAATGTAGCCACCTCAGAATCCATAATTGGTGTTTTCCTCAAGAAGTTGTTCAGAGAAATATCCAGTGCCTCTGTGTACCCCAAGTGTAGGTCATGATCTGAATATAAAAATGACTTCCCACCTTTCCTATCAACCCAAGCACGAAAGAGACAAAGGTGACATCATCTCATTTCCCAGCCCAGGAGTCACTAATCCTTAGTTTTTACTCAGTGACCAAAGGCCCCATTGCAAGCATTTATCTTCTCAGTAGCCATACCCCTTATTGGGTTGTGTCCCATACCACGAGTTTCATGGTGAACAAAACCAAGAGCTGTGTTTGTTAAGATGATGGAGTACGGATAAGAGTCTagccaaggctgggcacagtggctcacacctgtaatcccaccactttgggaggctgagatgggaggattgcttgagcctgggaggttgaggctgcagtgagccatgactgcaccactgcactccagcctgggtgacagagtgagaccctgtctttaaaaaaataaagagtcttGTAAACCTATGGTCCGAATCTCCAGGCGTATTTATAATTTGGCCATGCTTAACGTGATGGGACCTGATGgaatacagtaagtcctcacttaacattgtCCACTGGTTCTTGGAAATTGTGACTTCAAGTGAAATAACATCTAACAAAATGAATTTTTCCCCTTATCAATGTCGTAACTAAACAACATTAAACAATGTCATACATTGTGCATTGTTGTACGATGTACACCTGCTGTACATTGTTTTGCTTAATGTTGTAGTCTTCAAGAACCTATGGATAATGTTACGTGAACTATTGCTATACAAATAAAGACGGCCTGAGCCTTTCATTTTCAAATCACGAGTGGGGAAGCAGAAGAGCTCCTTTATTGACTGGACTTGGACAGAGAAAACAAAGCCCACTGGGAAGGGCCTTAACATACgttttttctcaaaattaaaattattcctttaatACACACTTATGCATTGTTTGTAAATTCCTCACTTAAAACAGTAAGTGGTGAAGAGTTTTTAAGAGATAGAACCTATTCAACTATTTGAGAAAGTAATAAAGCTAATTGAATAGCATTACATAATGACATTTAAACATTATTCAAAAGCATTTCAAATAACCGAGGAGTTTCAAATGGAGTATTTTATTCACATGTTAGTTATCATTttaacatacacacaaacactgaCACACTCTGGTATGCGTGGAACAAGGGTGGTCTAAATatcctaaaagaaaatgaaaaattaaagtacATTAATTTTTCATTACTATAGGCAATTACGTCCACATCACTTACAAAGCTATTACTGATATTGTCCAAGGAAGCAGAGTGGTACAGAGGAAGGAAACTTGAGGGTAAATTCATCAGTGACATAACAGATCTCAACATGAGAAAGCTGACAAAACATGAATTTTTACTGTGAAATTTCTCTTTgcaaaatatgaagaaaagtcAATCAATGGGCAGTAAATAAGAGTAGGTGGTGAACTTTTGCTGTCAATTCTCCTCACAGTATCTTGCAGAGGCATCAAGAAAATTGCTTAGTCCTTCTCCGGGACCAGTTTCAGAACTTTTCCAATTGCAATGGTCTTACCCTCATCTCTTAAAGTAAAACGACCCATCTGAGGAAAATCTTTGAACGTCTCGAGGCAGATGGTTCCTGCTGTCCTTAAACGAGCAATGCATACTTGATCTTGTTTCACGAAGCGGGGTCGTGTCTTACTTTTTTCTCCTGATTTTTTGTCTACCAAGGAGATTAAGGCTGTTATCTCAACTTCCTCAATACAAGTATGAATGTGCAGCACCGCATTATAACCTGGGCAGATGATGGATTTGTGCTCAATAATCACTATCTGAACATCAAACGTGCGTCCAGAATGGCAGAGGTTACTGGGATCACAAAGTATGAATCCTGGAAGAATCTCTTCTTCTTCAATTCCCTTCAGTCTGATTTTGAGGTTTTCACCTGGGGCTACAAAATCAGTTTCAGTATCATCAGAAAGTATTCCAAGAACTTCTACATTGTGCTTGTTTGGCATCATCACGAGCTGCTGGCCTTTAAAAATGGACCCAGATTCCAGCTTTCCCAGGACCACAGTGCCCATATCTTTGTACTTATCCACAATTGGCAGTCTTATTGGTCCATCAATTGATCTGTTGAAGTTTGGCAAGTTATCCAAATACGGAATAAATGGTAATCCAGTGTACCAAGGGCAGAAATCTGACTGCTCTTTAATATTTGCTCCGGTCAGTCCTGAGCAGGGCATAAAGTGAATGTCCTTTTTTGGACTGAAGCCTACTTTTTTCAAAAAGGGTACCAGTTTTTCTTTACATTCTTCATATCTCTCGATGCTCCAATTTACTGTGGGATCATCCATCTTATTAATAAGCACTATTAAATGTTTTACCCCTGCCGTTTTTGCCAACATCGCATGTTCTCGTGTCTGTCCACCTTTTTCAAATCCAGTTTCAAACTCTCCTTTCCTGGCAGAGATGACCAGCACAGCCAAATCAGCTTGAGAAGCACCACCAATCATATTTGGGACAAAACTCTTGTGGCCAGGGGCATCTAAAATTGTGAaatgtttcctttctgtttcaaaATAGGCACGACCCACTTCGACTGTTTTACCTTTGTCTCGTTCCTCCTGATTTGTATCTAAGGCCCAGGACAAATACCaggtttctctgtttttttccttagCTTCTCTTTCATATTTCTCCAGTGTTCTTTTGTCAACCATTCCAGTCAAAAACATTATCTGTCCTCCGATGGTTGACTTGCCAGCGTCTACATGGCCAATGAATACTACATTTACGTGTTCTTTCTTAGGTGCACCTGAGGGTACGATCACAGATTTGgattttcttatttcctctttttcctccatcATTTCCTGGCCACTTTCTTCTGGGGGCCCTGAATCTCCCGAGGAACCACCCCCAGGCTCGGCTTCACTTACTTCTTTACTGTGCTCCCAGGATTCTTCTAGGGCCATTTCCACCTCTCCATTTTCTACAACAGGTTCTGAAAGTTCCATGGTAACGGCTGAATTGGAACCTTCAAGCGACACTAACGGTTCCTCTCGGGAAGGTTCCACAGGTGCCCCCCGTCCCATCCTTTTACCTTGAGGGTATCCAGCGCCGGTGCAGGTTCCATCGTTGCTGCCGGAGCCGGCCGGGAGGGTGGGCGGGTGAGTCGGGCCCCGCAGGAAGGACGGCACGAACTCCGCGGCGTGTACGTTAGGCACGAAGGGCTTGGCGTTGACGTTGAGCTGACGGCTGAAGGCCGAGCTGAGGGGCTCGCGCTGGGCCTCGGCCACCGCAGAAGAGACTCCATCCCCGCTCGGGGCTGACCCCAGGGCTTCCATGTCCACCTGGTCCCAGCAATCGGGCGCCGagtcgctgctgctgctgcccgaATCCATGGTCTCAGAACTTGCTGTGCGGCAGTGAGGGAGCGGGCTCAACAGGCCAGAAAGAGCGGGCTCCGCCGGCGGGGTTAAGGCAGCAAGAGCGAAGGGCCAAGGGGTAGCGACACGAACCTTAGCGGCACCGCGGAGCAGCTAAGCGCCGATGCTGCATTCGCAACTGCGGCGGCAGCAGCAGATATGGCGGCTCAACACTCTCCTCTTGTGTGTGAGCGGATCTCCTCCCCCAAACCCCAACCACTTCCGACTCCTCCACCCCCGACCCAACGCCGGGCGTGGATTGACCCCTCGCTGCCATCCGTACGCTTGGCTTCCTTACTTCTTCTTAGCCAGGGGTTAAGTCAAaaagtactattttttaaaacgaAAATTCTCATTCACTTTTTTGTTCACACGATCTGGCAGAGCAATTTGGCCACAATCTGATGATTAAACCTAGACAGGAACACATGATATACAATTCTACTAAAAGATTCAAGTAAAAGTGAACATTCCTATTGAACAAATGGGAGGCAGGATAAGGGTTAACCATACAGAAATTCAGAAACCCAGCAACTGAAGGGAGAGGCAAGGAATGGGTAGGGAGGGACTCATGAAATATATGAGTCTGTAGCCGAACTTAGGAAATGCAACTTTAGATCACTCATTAATTTGAAATCCAGAGGCCTTTTGATTTTCCCTTTCCAGTGGGCCCCCATAAGCCTGTAACTTCTGCTGATGGCTTCTATAGTTTAAGGATAGGGTTACAACTTCTTTTCATGTTAAGCACCCTGGCTGTCTGAGGGGAGAGAATTTCCAAAGAGATCCTTGTTCGAGTGAAGCTTCTAGTCACTTCATATGCAGATGCCTGCACAATGGCTGGCCTGCCATTCAATGGTGGATCACGTAGACAAGCACAGGACTCAGATCACTCTTGTTTTACCAACCAGCTGTATTCCGGGTTTATCTGCACTACTCGCCAGCACCTCCCTAGTACATCCTGCTTCCACAGGCCTTGGGTTTTCCTGCTTCATTCCGGGGGGCCTGGAATCCTACTCACTGCACTGGCTTTGCTCTAAGAAACAATCAGTGTCATGTTGAACCCCTCTATAGTTTATGGTAATGAGACAGGGCTGTAGGTGTCAGCCTAATTAAACCAATTAGGACTTCTGAGATGAACAAAGACCTTAAGACCCTAATCAAAAGAATCTCACTCTCAGAAAGTGTTAACAGTTGAGCCAAAGCCTCAGCGACCTTGTTTGTAAGTTAATTTAGTGCAAACTGACATAGAAAATACAAACTTATTCCTCTGAATCTGTTTTTAGTCTTCATGTACTCAAAGCTGTCACCTTTACCTTTTATGAATTCAGGTTTTGTGACATACCTAGAAAGACTATTCAGTCCAAACAATCTGCTTAGTACAAGATGGTGTCACatagttggatttatttttttattttgagacaaagtttcacttttgttgcccaggctggagtgcagtggcatgatctcagctcactgcaacctctgcctcctgagttcaagcaattctcctgcctcagcttcctgagtagctgggattacaggcgtccgccaccaagctcagctaatttttttaactatatatttttagtagagacagggtttcaccatgttggccagactggtcttgaactcctgacctcaggtgatccacctgcctcggcctcccaaagtgctgggattacaggcatgagccaccacgcccggcctcatagTTGGATATTAAATAAATCCAACAACAaagcaaaatattataaaaccaaGTACCTGATTATAACTTGAGAATTGTGTTCTCCAGACTTTAGGGGTGGGAAAAAAGACAGACTTGGACCCTTGATGTTTTCACTCTGGGGCTGCCACTATTATACTAGCTCTGTACTGtttccacagcttcattctttttgcctCCGGTTATGGATTAATTATTTACGGTGACATAAAGAGAATGTGCACACCTATTCACAATAAACAGGAAGAACTGAGAGGTAGAATGTGCAGAGAGACCCTCCACACAAGTACTGGAGCCTTTTTGGACATTGTGTGAACCTAGAATGGACATTTCTGGGAGAACCTGTCAAGGTTTTGGCAGCCGTGTTCACATAAGGTAATTCATGCAAGGAAGCAGGAGACATCTAGGATTTTTCCTTCAGCTGGGTCGAATGCATTGGTCATGAGCATATTGCTACTTAGTGATATCTTAGAGAACAGAGGATACTTCACTGTTAGAACCATAAAGGAGAAATCAGAAATAGTCTGTGAATGTCCTCATAATCCATCATTCCTGAGGTTCGAGGGGAGGCAGTTCAACGCAAGAGAGAGAAGCACTGACCAGATTGTATCCAGAGAGATTGGCCTTGGACAAAAATCTTTTGGTTTGTGTGATGGGATGCTTGTCTCCAGTCTTTCTGCTTAAGAGTTCATCAGTAAATGAGAGAATTTTCCTCACCaaagaggaaaatttaaaaaggagtgTAGGTGATATCCAACCATTGCTTAAttcaatcttttttctcctttaaaaatcttttttattgtaaaatatagcACAAACACAGAAAGTCACATTAAAAATTATAGGTTATTGACTTATGAGAAAGGAAACACACTTGTAACAACCATCCAAGTCAAGAGAAATTTGCCAGCCAGCCCAGAAGGCTTCCTTGTGCCCTGTTCAATCACAAACGACTTCCTCCACCTCTCAGTGTAACTGCTATTGTGACATTTATGGTAATAACCTATACGattttctgtatagttttattacACAAATGTGTATACTCAGACACTACAGTTCAATTTGGCCTgcttttttgatatttcttttaagtcttttttatCTCTGGATACCCAACCTATCTTCCCCTTTttcatgtcatttatttattgaggaaaGTGGATGATATGACTGGTAGaggggttttatttgtttgttttttttgtgtgtgttttttacaTTCTCAGCTTTGCTGACTGTATCTCTATGGTAGAGTTTAGAATAttcctttgttttctgtatttcctgctTATCAATAATTAAATCTATGAGCTTGATCAGATTCAGGTGCAATTTTTTGACAAGAATACTTAGAGGGAATTTTGATTATTTCCATCAAGACACACATGAGGTCGGGTTGTGACTCTTTTTATAGTTAGCCACAATTATTGATACTTGTGTAGAGACATATCATTAGAGGTTGCAAAATTGTGATATTGCACTtctgtcattctttctttttttattaactgGAGTGCTGTTCCAAAATATTTACCTTCAACAGTTTTGTTACTTTCAGATATAGATTGCAAAGGAAATGCAGGAAAAGTGCTTGATTCTTTCGTGTTATttaggagttttaaaaaataatgagttggtTCCCTAGAATCCTACACACAtgacaaggattttaaaaggGATAATTGTGAATTATTGGATTTACATATGTTTGAggcattttgataaattttacttACTATACTTATTGATGATCATTTGCCAGTGCCTCTTCTGGTTGAGTTCTGAACACTTTTGAGACTATGCTAGTAGTCCTTGATGGTTTATTTATTATATGGTTTGACAAGATGTACCGGGCCAATTATACAAATGTTTGCCAAGCCAGGAATACTGGTTCTCAATGATAACATGGAAAGATagatataattagaaaataaaataattgctcaTTTGATTTATCCCGCCTACACATATAGTAGTCTCAGTACCACCACCATcaatatgatttaaaataaacagattttttctttgcataaatGCTCTCTCTATTCTCTGCCTGTATTTCATAGTTGAATTGTATCTATCTGATAGTCActtttattgagtgcttcctAAGCGTAGAtcatatttcaattattttatatggattctctcatttaattttacctaTCATCCTTTGAAGAAGGTAATCTTATCACTctgatttacagatgagaaaataacaTTCAGAGAGGCCAGGGATTACTCAACGTCGCATAGCTAGTAAATAGCGGACTTGGAGTTCAAAcacagacaatatgattctaaGACCACACTGGCTTGTaacatctattatatatatatatatatataaagaaaggaatagggAGATTTGGCAGGGTTAAATCACAAATAGAGGAAGAAGGTAAAATCTTAGATTATCTGGAAAGAAtggaaatataataaatttaagaGAGAAAGGATAATTCACTGTAGTTCTTTCAAGAGGATTTGTGTTTCTCTCCTGAAGTAGGAGATTGGAAATTGTGAAGGAAgactgaaataagaaaaatggtgAATAGGGGAAGATTTACAATAGGCCCTTATGGTATGGGGGAGGTGGCTGATTTGGgagtaataaaattattttttaaagaatttaggTAAACCAAAACAACACTAGACTGGAGAACATAATATCTTTAGGTTTTGAGAttcctctctttccccttcttaCATCTAGCATCATTGAGCAACTTGGGGCACAAGCAGAGTCTTAAGTTTCATCCAGGTTTAGGTAACAGTGGTGTATGGTAGGCTGAAAGGAggagaacagaaaaatattgaGGAGCTAGTGAACATAGAGTTAAGAACACTGTGCCTTATATTGGTTCTTTTGGGGTTATGTTCCAGCCCCATTTACAAATAAGCTCCTCTGCACTGAAAAGGCTAGAAAGCTTAAGCCTCCATTTCCTAGAGTTTTGCTGCTGGGATTCCAAATGCGTTTTACCTTCTGTCAGTCTGATGCACCTTAGACAGATTCCACTTAAAGCCAATCTAAGTGTAGAGAAATGTGAGGTAAGGCAACCATAACATGGAGGTATAGACCTAGCTGGGAAAAATA from Nomascus leucogenys isolate Asia chromosome X, Asia_NLE_v1, whole genome shotgun sequence includes these protein-coding regions:
- the GSPT2 gene encoding eukaryotic peptide chain release factor GTP-binding subunit ERF3B: MDSGSSSSDSAPDCWDQVDMEALGSAPSGDGVSSAVAEAQREPLSSAFSRQLNVNAKPFVPNVHAAEFVPSFLRGPTHPPTLPAGSGSNDGTCTGAGYPQGKRMGRGAPVEPSREEPLVSLEGSNSAVTMELSEPVVENGEVEMALEESWEHSKEVSEAEPGGGSSGDSGPPEESGQEMMEEKEEIRKSKSVIVPSGAPKKEHVNVVFIGHVDAGKSTIGGQIMFLTGMVDKRTLEKYEREAKEKNRETWYLSWALDTNQEERDKGKTVEVGRAYFETERKHFTILDAPGHKSFVPNMIGGASQADLAVLVISARKGEFETGFEKGGQTREHAMLAKTAGVKHLIVLINKMDDPTVNWSIERYEECKEKLVPFLKKVGFSPKKDIHFMPCSGLTGANIKEQSDFCPWYTGLPFIPYLDNLPNFNRSIDGPIRLPIVDKYKDMGTVVLGKLESGSIFKGQQLVMMPNKHNVEVLGILSDDTETDFVAPGENLKIRLKGIEEEEILPGFILCDPSNLCHSGRTFDVQIVIIEHKSIICPGYNAVLHIHTCIEEVEITALISLVDKKSGEKSKTRPRFVKQDQVCIARLRTAGTICLETFKDFPQMGRFTLRDEGKTIAIGKVLKLVPEKD